The following are encoded together in the Gilvimarinus sp. DA14 genome:
- a CDS encoding M23 family metallopeptidase produces the protein MAFVRWILAIIFISSSGALLAEPSPLLQELKGQWQQGGILRGKVQPGTQVKFNGKDIPVGEGGEFVLGLGRDADTDANLLLEGQGRQWQQSYTVAKRDYRIQRIEGVPQKTVTPSPEQQERTRREAARVWQARQTMRQSTEFMQDFKWPLVGPITGVYGSQRIYNGEPRSPHYGVDIAAPTGTPVQAPAGGEVILVEPDLFYSGGTLIIDHGQGLSSTFIHLSKILVALGDQVTQGEVIAEVGASGRATGAHLDWRMNWLGERVDPTTLVGPMPEQP, from the coding sequence ATGGCGTTTGTGCGCTGGATTCTGGCGATAATTTTTATTAGTTCCTCTGGTGCTCTGCTGGCGGAGCCGTCCCCTTTGCTGCAAGAGCTAAAAGGCCAGTGGCAGCAGGGCGGTATTTTGCGCGGCAAAGTCCAGCCCGGCACTCAGGTTAAATTTAACGGTAAAGACATTCCTGTGGGCGAGGGCGGTGAGTTTGTACTGGGCCTGGGGCGCGATGCAGACACGGATGCAAACTTGCTGCTCGAAGGGCAAGGGCGCCAGTGGCAGCAGAGCTACACCGTGGCAAAGCGGGATTATCGTATCCAGCGTATCGAAGGTGTGCCGCAAAAAACCGTCACTCCATCGCCGGAGCAACAGGAACGCACCCGCCGCGAAGCGGCCCGAGTGTGGCAAGCGCGCCAGACTATGCGCCAGAGCACCGAGTTTATGCAGGACTTTAAATGGCCCCTGGTTGGCCCCATTACTGGAGTCTATGGTTCGCAGCGCATATACAATGGCGAGCCGCGTTCGCCCCATTACGGGGTGGATATTGCCGCACCCACGGGTACTCCGGTGCAGGCGCCCGCCGGTGGCGAGGTCATACTGGTGGAGCCTGATTTGTTCTATTCAGGCGGCACCTTAATCATCGACCATGGACAGGGGCTGTCATCAACCTTTATCCATCTGTCTAAAATTCTGGTGGCGCTGGGAGATCAGGTGACCCAAGGTGAGGTAATCGCCGAAGTGGGCGCCAGTGGCAGGGCTACTGGCGCGCATCTGGATTGGCGCATGAACTGGCTGGGTGAAAGGGTTGACCCCACCACGCTGGTTGGCCCTATGCCAGAGCAGCCCTGA
- a CDS encoding Trm112 family protein, whose product MIDKKLLGILVCPVSKGELEYHKEASELVCYSSGLAYPVRDGIPVMLESEARRLSDEEKQAHKNR is encoded by the coding sequence ATGATAGACAAAAAGCTGCTGGGAATTCTGGTATGTCCGGTCAGTAAGGGCGAGCTGGAATACCACAAAGAGGCCTCGGAGCTGGTGTGTTACAGCAGTGGCTTGGCCTATCCGGTGCGCGATGGCATTCCGGTAATGCTGGAGTCCGAGGCGCGCCGCCTGAGTGATGAAGAAAAACAGGCACACAAAAACCGCTGA